One genomic region from Halorussus rarus encodes:
- a CDS encoding DUF7837 family putative zinc-binding protein codes for MSSTTTLLGTCPECGVVIAAPSKLIEYERTDGTTGIYAECVGCSAVVAPE; via the coding sequence ATGTCATCAACCACGACGTTGCTAGGCACCTGTCCGGAATGTGGGGTAGTCATCGCCGCCCCGTCGAAGCTAATCGAGTACGAGAGAACCGACGGGACGACGGGAATCTACGCGGAATGCGTGGGGTGTAGTGCGGTCGTCGCCCCCGAATAG
- a CDS encoding DUF2892 domain-containing protein, with product MELRETAENRGKLARLLFAVVLAVVAAVSLRKGKRATGVLAGVGALALGYSSTTDSDELAPEADELAETVDIGGSSEDAELRCAICGEPIRLGQRRGPDENDDTAHEACIEQAQ from the coding sequence ATGGAGCTCCGAGAGACTGCCGAGAACCGTGGAAAGCTCGCCCGCTTACTGTTCGCCGTCGTCCTGGCGGTCGTAGCCGCCGTTTCGCTCCGGAAGGGGAAGCGGGCGACGGGCGTACTCGCTGGCGTCGGCGCGCTCGCGCTGGGGTACAGTTCGACGACCGACTCCGACGAACTGGCGCCCGAGGCCGACGAACTGGCGGAGACGGTCGATATCGGCGGGTCGAGCGAGGACGCGGAACTGCGCTGCGCGATCTGCGGCGAGCCCATTCGCCTGGGCCAGCGGCGGGGACCGGACGAGAACGACGACACCGCTCACGAGGCCTGTATCGAGCAGGCCCAGTGA
- a CDS encoding ABC transporter ATP-binding protein, translated as MSAHSESEDDTAENRANSRHLGEGRPDGESEPSSVLHAEGLELSYPTSEEPVVECDRIDVPEGEITALVGPNGSGKSTLLKGLSKHLQPDCGSIVLDGRAIQEYGDKELARELGLLSQENSSPGSITVEDLVYHGRYPHRGFFDSVTDEDREAVERAIDLAGVEHLRDEEVGNLSGGQKQLAWIAMVLAQDTDVLLLDEPTTFLDLHHQLAVMEVVRELNEEEGVTVAVVLHDIAQAARFADYLVALNDGEPYDWGPPREVVTEDLLADVFEVDAAVTYTPDPEIVPKRSL; from the coding sequence ATGTCCGCGCACTCTGAATCTGAAGACGACACGGCCGAGAACCGAGCGAACAGCCGACACCTCGGCGAGGGACGGCCCGACGGGGAGTCGGAACCGTCGAGCGTCCTCCACGCCGAGGGGCTGGAACTCAGCTACCCCACGTCCGAGGAGCCGGTCGTCGAGTGCGACCGCATCGACGTGCCGGAGGGCGAGATCACCGCGCTCGTCGGCCCGAACGGTTCTGGCAAGAGCACGCTGCTGAAGGGGCTCTCGAAGCACCTGCAACCCGACTGCGGGTCGATCGTCCTCGACGGGCGCGCCATCCAGGAGTACGGCGACAAGGAGCTCGCCCGCGAGCTCGGCCTGCTCTCCCAGGAGAACAGTTCGCCCGGCAGCATCACCGTCGAGGACCTGGTGTACCACGGCCGGTACCCCCACCGCGGGTTCTTCGACTCCGTGACCGACGAGGACCGCGAGGCGGTCGAGCGCGCCATCGACCTCGCGGGCGTCGAGCACCTCCGCGACGAGGAGGTCGGCAACCTCAGCGGCGGCCAGAAGCAATTGGCGTGGATCGCGATGGTGCTCGCCCAGGACACCGACGTCCTGCTGCTCGACGAGCCGACCACCTTCCTCGACCTCCACCACCAGCTGGCCGTGATGGAGGTCGTCAGGGAGCTCAACGAGGAGGAGGGCGTCACGGTCGCGGTCGTGCTCCACGACATCGCCCAGGCCGCGCGGTTCGCCGACTACCTCGTCGCGCTGAACGACGGCGAGCCCTACGACTGGGGGCCGCCCCGCGAGGTCGTCACCGAGGACCTGCTGGCCGACGTGTTCGAGGTCGACGCCGCGGTGACCTACACCCCCGACCCCGAGATCGTCCCGAAGCGCTCGCTGTAA